The Streptomyces durmitorensis genome contains the following window.
AGGGTGTTGACGGTAGAGATCGCTGTCCGGGTTGACCATCTCGGGCTCCACCCACAGACCGAAGCCCATCCCGAGCCGGTGCACCTCGCGCACCAGGGGAGCGAGCCCCTCGGGGAAGCGGTCCGGTGACGGTGTCCAGTCGCCGAGCCCGGCGCCTTCGCCGCGGCGTGCGCCGTACCATCCGTCGTCCATGACGTAGAGCTCCGCGCCGAGCGCCGCCGCCCGGGCGGCCAGGCGCAGTTGGTTTCCCTCGTCGACGTCGAATCCGGTGGCCTCCCAGGAGTTGTAGAGGACCGGTCGTGTCTCCTCGGGGTGGGGGAGCACGTGGCCGAGGACGTACGCGTGCCAGGCGCGGCTCGCCTCGCCGAAACCGCCGTCCGTGTAGAGGCCGACGTACTGGGGAGTGGTGAACTCCTCGCCTGGTGCGAGGGGTTGGGTCATGCCGTCGTGGCCTGCGCCGCCGGTGAGGCCCGCCCGGCCGTCAGGGGTGCGCTGCACGGTGACGCGCCAGCCGCCGCTCCAGGCCAGGGCCGCGCACCACACCTGGCCGTGCTCTTCGGTCGCGCCGCCCGCGTCGAGCATCACCCAGGGGTTGGCGTGATGGCTGGTGATGCCCCTGCGGCTGGTGAGCACCGTCTCGCCGAACGGCACGCGGTCCCGGTGCAGTTGGGTCTCGGCGGACCACTGGCCCGTGACATGGCTGAGCCGGTAGTCGTCCCTCGCCGGAAGGGTCCATGCGGCGGAGTCGGCGCGCAGCAGCGTCACGGCTTCCTCGCCGGTGTTGCGCAGCACGGACCAGCGCTCGACGGCGTCGCTGTCGTCGTGGACGCGGTAGTGGAGAGTGATCTCCAGGGCGTAGTGCCGGTCACGGAACTCCAGGGCCAGCTCCGTCGATCCCGGCGCGGGCTCGTGGACGCGGTGGCCTGTCGCCTGCCATTCGAAGGCGCGGGTGCCGTCGGCGAAGCGCACCTGAAGCGAGGGGGTTCCGTAGCGCGCCCCGCCGTCCACGGGGAGCTCATCGCCGACGGGCGGCCGCCCCTCGAAACTGCTGGGGTGCGGGGCCGGGGGAGTGGCGAACTCCTCTGCCTCCTCCAGGGTCAGCCGTGGTCCCCACGCGAGATGACAGGGCGCTCCGGTCTCATCGATCCGGAGCGCGTACGACGTGCGGGGAGTGCAGAGCAGCCAGACCCCGGTCTCAGGGGCGAAGGAGATCACAGGCATGGATCCTCACGTTCAGATAGCGCCTCGAGAACATGCGGCAGCCAACACTCCCTTCGATCAACTGTCAACACCCGGCCTCTGTCGCATATTTGAATGGCCCGGGTCCTCTGTAGAGGCTTCTTGAAAGGCTCTTGTTTCTTTCATTGACAGAGGAAAAGAACACCCCCTACGTTTCGGCCATGCGCTCGACGACGCCTCGTATCGACGTGGTTCCGGCACCCACACCGGCCGCTTCCCTGGTCTTCACCACTGTCCTGACCCACGGCCCGCTCACGCGGATCGAGATCTCCCGGCGGACCGCGCTGTCCTCGGCGGCGGTCACCAAAGCGGTACGGCCGTTGATGGCCGCCGGCTACCTCGTCGAGGACGCGGACGAGGAAGCACGGCCCTCCCTCGGGCGGCCCGCCACCCTCGTGCGGGTCGACGGCGGGCGGGCCCTGTTCATCGGCGTCAAGGTGACCGGCGACGAGATCATCGCGGTCCTGGCCGACCTGTGCTGCCGCATCCGCGTCGCCCGCCACCTCCCGGTCACCGACCGCGACCCCGGCGCCGTGCTCGCCTCGATCTCCGGACTCGTCCAGGAACTCCTCACGGAGGCCGAGGGGTTCGGCGTCGAGGTGCGCGGGCTCGGGCTCGCCGTCTCCGGTGACGTGGACCGCGCCGCGGGTGTCGTGCGCTACTCGCCCTTCCTGGACTGGCGGGACGTGCCGCTCGTCGAACTGGCCTCCACCGTCACCGGGTTGCCCGTCACCGTCGACAACGACGTCCGCGCGCTGACCGTCGCCGAGCAGTGGTTCGGCGCAGGGGCGGGCATCTCCGACTTCGCCCTGGTGACCGTCGGTGCGGGCATCGGCTGCGGTCTCGTCGTGCACGGCAAGGTGGTCTCCGGCGCGCACGGCGTGGCCGGTGAGATCGGCCATCTGCCGATCGACCCGCTGGGCCCGCCGTGCCACTGCGGCAACACCGGCTGCGTGGAGGCGATCGCCGGGGACGCCGCCATCATCCGCCGCGTCCGCGAGGCGACCGGCGCCCCGGTCACCGACTCCGCCGGAGCCCTGGAGCTCGCGCACCAGGGCGACCCCGGCGCGCGCGAGGCCTACACGCGAGCCGGGGAGGCGATCGGCCGCGCCATCGGGGCCGTCGTCAACGTCCTCGGACCGCAGCGAGTGATCATCTCCGGCGAGGGCCTCGCGGCGTACGACCTGTTCGCCGAGCAGATCCGCGACGCGTTCACCGCGTCCGCCTTCGGCACCGCCGCGCAGTGCGACGTGATGACACGTCCCCTGCCCTTCGAGGAGTGGGCGCGCGGGGCCGCGGCCACCGCGATCCAGTCCTTCATCGGCATAGACACGTACTAGGAGTTGCGATGACGCAGCAGAGCCGCAGACCCTTCCCCACCCGCGAGGCACGCGAGCCGAGCCGCCGCACCGTGGTCCGCGGATCCCTCGGGGTCGGGGCCGCCGCGCTGGGCGCCCCGCTCCTTTCCGCCTGCGGCGGCGGTCCTGCCGCCGATCCGAAGACGGTGACCTTCGGGTCGAACGGGGCCGATGCCACCCCCGAGAAGGCCTACGCCGCCGTCACCGGCGCGTTCACCGAGGACAGCGGCCTCAAGGTCAAGACGAACACCGTCGACCACGACACGTTCCAGAAGAGCATCTCCACCTACCTCCAGGGCACCCCGGACGACGTCTTCACCTGGTTCGCGGGCTACCGCATGCAGTACTTCGCCAAGAAGAAGCTGGCCCATCCCATCGACGACGTATGGGAGAAAATAGGCTCCGGATTCAGCGATGCCGCCAAGCAGCTGTCCAAGGGCGAGGACGGGAAGTACTACTTCGTCCCGCTGTACAACTACCCATGGGCCGTCTTCTACCGCAAGAGCGTGTTCAAGCAGCGGGGCTATGAAGTCCCCCGTACCTGGAGCGAGTTCACCGCTCTCGCCAAGAAGATGAAGAAGGACGGGCTCTCGCCGATCGCGTCCGGCTACGGCGGCGGCGACAGCTGGTCCATCCTCGGCGCCTTCGACTATCTGAATCTCCGCGCCAACGGCTACGACTTCCACATGGACCTGATGCGGGGCGAGGTCGCCTGGACCGACCGCCGCACCACCAAGACCCTCGATCTGTGGCGTGAGTTGAGCGGCTTCTACCAGCAGGGCGCGGGCGGCCGCTCCTGGCAGGACGCCGCCCAGTCGCTGCTCGACAAGGAGTCGGGCATGGCGGTCATCGGGCTCTTCCTCGGCCAGCAGATCACCGACGAGAAGCTCCGCGCGGACATCGACTTCTTCCCCTTCCCGGAGGTCGACCCGACCCACGGCCAGGAGGCCGTCGAGGCCCCCACCGACGGCTTCATGCTCAGCCGCAAGCCGAAGAACCTCAAGGGCGCCACGAAGCTGCTCGCCTACCTCGGCGGCGCCGAGGCCGAGAACCTCTACATGGGCGTCGACCCGAGCAACGTCGCCGTCAACTCCCGTGCGGACACCGGCAAGTACAACGCCCTGCAGAAGAAGTCCGCCGACCTCATCGCGTCGGCCAAGCACATCACCCAGTTCGGCGACCGCGACAGCGACCCGGGCTTCATCTCCACCGTCGTACTGCCCGGATTCACCCAGTGGCTCGGTCACCCGGACGACGGCGCGGCCCTCCTGAAGAAGATCGAGTCCCAGCGTTCGCGCTTCTTCACGGCCTGACACCTCCTGACACGGCCTGATCAGGACCGGGAAGGTTCACCATGTCCCCCGTGCGCACAGTGCGCCCAGCGCCCCCGTCCAAGCGTGCCCGACCCCGGCGGCTCGGCCCCGGTGACCGCGTCTTCCTCACCGTCATCGTCGGCATTCCGCTGCTCGCCCTGCTGGTCTTCGTCTGGCTTCCCGCGCTCGCCTCCGTGGGCCTGTCCTTCACGAACTGGGACGGCATCGCGCTGTCCGACATCCGCTGGACCGGTCTCGACAACTACCGGGAGATCTTCACCAATTACCCGCCGTTCTGGCCGGCCGTCCAGCACAACGTCGTCTGGCTGCTGTTCACGGCGCTGCTGCCCACCCCGTTCGGCATCTTCCTCGCCTACCAGCTCGACCGGAAGATCCGCTTCACACGGATCTACCAGACCGCGATCTTCCTGCCGATGGTGCTCTCGCTCGCCGTCGTCGGCTTCATCTGGGAGATCATCTACAACCCCGACAACGGGCTGCTCAACGGCATCCTGAGCGGGGCGGGTTCCGGTCAGCCCATCGACTGGCTCGGCGACCCCGACCTCAACCTCTGGGCCGTGCTCGTCGCGTCGGCCTGGCGGCACACCGGCTACATCATGATCCTCTACCTGGCGGGCCTGAAGGGCTTCGACCCCGCGCTGAAGGAGGCCGCCGCCCTCGACGGCGCCAACGGCCGCCAGACGTTCCTGCGGGTGGTCTTTCCGGCGCTCAAGCCGGTCAACATCATCATCCTCGTCGTGACCGTCATGGAGTCGCTGCGGGCGTTCGACATCGTGTACGTCCTGGGCGGCGGCACCGGCAGCAAACCCGGCATGGAGCTCCTCTCGCTCCTGATCACCGACAACATCATCGGCGAGTCCAGCCACATCGGTTACGGCTCCGCGCTCGCGGTCGTCCTGCTCGTCGTCTCCCTGCTGGCCATCTGCGCCTTCCTCGTACAGACCTTCCGCAAGGAGGACAAGTGACCGCGACCGTCACCCCGCCGGCCGCCGGCTCACGCACCCGCCGCGCAACCCCGACGGGCGACGGCCCACCGCGCCCCGGGCGGCAGACCGGCAGGCACCTCCTCCTCGGCGGGATCGCCCTCCTGTGGCTCGTCCCGCTGCTGTGGGCGGTGTACACCTCACTGCGGCCCTACGAGGACACCGCGAAGCACGGCTATCTGTCCTGGCCGCACGGCATCAGCCTGGAGAACTTCTCCAACGCCTGGAGCCAGTCCGGGATGCCGCACTTCTTCTGGAACTCCGTCCTCATCACGATCCCGGCGGTGCTCGGCACCCTGCTGTTCTCGGCCGCCGTGGCCTTCTTCGTCTCGCGCTTCGACTTCCGGTGGAACATCGCCCTGCTCATGTTCTTCACCGCGGGCAACCTGCTGCCCGCGCAGGTGCTCATCACCCCGCTGTACCGGCTCTATCTCCAGGTCCCGCTGCCCGGCTGGATGAGCGACTCGTTCCTGCTCTACGACTCCGTCTGGGGCATCATCGCGATCCACATCGCCTACCAGTGCGGGTTTTGCACCTTCGTCCTCAGCAACTACATGAGGACGATCCCCAAGGAGATCACCGAAGCATCCCTGGTGGACGGCGCTCCCGTGTGGCGGCAGTTCTTCCAGATCGTCCTGCCCCTGTGCCGCCCGGCCTTCGCGGCGCTCGCCACCCTCGAATCGATCTGGATCTACAACGACTTCTTCTGGTCGCTCGCCCTGATCGACACCGGCGACAAGCGACCGATCACCTCCGCCCTCGCCAATCTCCAGGGCCAGTACTTCACCAACCCCAACCTCATCGCGGCCGGTGCGCTGCTGACCGCGATCCCCACGCTCCTCGTGTACTTCGCGCTCCAGCGCCAGTTCATCAGCGGGCTGACCATCGGTTCCGGCAAGGGCTGACCCGCACAGCCGCGCGTACGTCCCGCACCCCGACACGCTGCCCCCGACTTCAGGAGGTCCGGCCCATGCGGTCGTCCCTGTACTCCTCCCTGCTCGCCCTCGCCCTCGCCGCCGGTCCGACGACGGCCGTGCCCGCCGCCGCTGCTCCTGTGGCCGAGGCGAGGCCCGCCGCGGATCTGGCCCAGAAGCCCTTCATGGGCTGGACCAGCTGGAGCATGCAGTCCTCGAAGTACCCCGGGCTCAACCCCGACGGCGACTACAGTTACCTGACCGAGAAGAACGTCCTCCAGCAGACCGATGCCATGGCGTCCAAGCTCAAGAAGTACGGCTACGAGTACGTCAACATCGACGCCGGCTGGTGGCGTGACATGGCGTGGAAGCCGGAGTTCGACGCCTACGCCCGCCAGGCACCGAACGCGGGCCGCTTCCCGCGCGGCATGAAACCGGTCGCCGACGACATCCACGCCAAGGGCCTCAAGGCGGGCATCTACCTGCCGGTGGGCCTGGAGAAGGAGGCGTACGGCGAGGGCAAGGTGCCCATCTGGAAATCCACGCCAAGGGCCTCAAGGCGGGCATCTACCTGCCGGTGGGCCTGGAGAAGGAGGCGTACGGCGAGGGCAAGGTGCCCATCTGGAACGCGGAGGGCTGCACGACCGCCGACATCGTCCACGACGACCTGCGCACCACCAACGGCTGGGACAGCGCCTACAAACTCGACTTCTCCCGGCCCTGCGCGCAGAAGTACATCGACTCGCAGGCCCAGCTCTTCGCCGACTGGGGCTACGACTTCCTCAAGCTGGACGGAGTGGGCCCCGGCTCCTCCAAGAGCGGAGACAACTACAACAACGTCGCCGACGTCGCCGCCTGGAAGAAGGCGATCGCCAAGGCCGGGCGCCCGATCCACCTGGAGATCTCCTGGGCCCTGGACATCAACCACGTCGCCGACTGGAAGCAGTACTCCAACGGCTGGCGCATCGACACGGACGTCGAGTGCTACTGCAACACCCTGGTGTCGTGGGAGAACTCCGTCGACGACCGCTGGGACGACGCTCCCGGCTGGACCCGGCACGCCGGTCCTGGTGGCTGGAACGACCTCGACTCCCTGAACGTGGGCAACGGCGAGATGGACGGCCTGACCAAGGCCGAACGGCAGAGCTACGCGACGCTGTGGGCCATCGCCAAGTCGCCCCTCTACACCGGCGACGACCTCACCCGCCTGGACGACTACGGCGTATCGCTCCTGACCAACCGCGAGGTCATCGCCCTCAACCAGGGCAGCACGCCACCCGCGAGGCCCGTCACCGCATCCGGCAACCGGCAGGTCTGGAGCGCGAAGAACGCCGACGGCAGCCACACCGTCGCCCTGTTCAACCTCGGCGACTCGCCCGCCGCCGTCACCGCCGACTTCTCCACCCTCGGCTTCTCGGGCCGGGGCAAGGTCCGTGACCTGTGGAACCACGAGGACCTCGGCACCTACAAGGACAAGGTGACCCAGACGCTGCCCGCGCACGGCTCGCGCCTGTTCACGGTCGCACCGCGAGGCCCCGAGCAGCAGATGACGGGGTACGAGGCCGAGTCCGCCGCCAACACCCTCAGCGGCCACGCGGCGGTCGGCGACTGCGCCGCGTGCTCGGGGGGCAGCAAGGTCGGCAATCTCTACCAGGGCGGAAAGCTCCGGTTCAACGACGTCGTGGTGGGCAAGGCAGGGCGTTACGTGATCGACGTCGCGTACGTCAGCGGTGATCCGCGCACGGTCCAGGTCTCCGCCAACGGCCAAGGCCCCACCGCCCTGAAGTTCCCCTCCACCGGGGACTGGGGAACCGCCGAGACGATCGGCGTGCCGGTGACCTTCAAGGCCGGCAGCAACACGGTCACCTTCGACAGCGGCGACGGCTACGCCCCTGACATCGACCGGATCGGCGTACCGAAGCGTTCCTGACAGGCAAGGCCCCCGCACATCCCGCATGCACCCCCCCCCAAACGCACCATCCCTCCGGAATGGAGTGCCTCGTGGACGACGACCAGCACACCGGCTCGGCCCGGCGCAGACCGAGCCGCCGCGACATCCTCTCCGTGGCCGCCGCCGCGGGCGCCTTCACCGCACTCGGCGGCCTGCCCGCCTTCGCGGCCACCGCCCCCGCGACCCGGGAGACGGACTCACCCCTGCTCGCCGCAGCGGAGACGACCCGCTTCTGGTACCAGGCGCCCGCATCCGACCGGGCGATGATCGAACAGGGCCTGCCCGTGGGCAACGGGCGGCTCGGCGCGCTCACCGGCAACGACCCCGCCCGCGAACTGCTCCTCATCACCGACGCGACCCTGTGGACCGGCGGCCTCAACGCCACCCTCGACGCGGACGGCCAATTCCCTTATGGCCGGGGCGACTTCGGCTCCTTCACTCTCCTTGGTCGACTGACCGTGGACATACCCGACCACGACCTCTCGGCGGTCTCCGACTACCGCCGCGACCTCGACATCAGCCAGGGGCTCGTCACCACCTCGTATGTCCGCTCGGGGGTGAGGTATCTGCGCCGGATCTTCGCGAGCCATCCCGACGACGCCATCGTCCTGCATTTCTCGCAGCAGGGCGGTGGCCGCCACACGGGAACGGTCACCCTCGCGGGCACGCATGACGAGACCACCACCGCGCACGGCCCCCGGTCCGCCTCGTTCGGCGCCGCCTTCCCGGACGGCGGTCTTCGCTACGGCGCCGCGGTGACGGCGTACAGCACCACTGGCACGGTGGCCGTCGACGGCTCGCGGATCTCCTTCGCCGGATGCAAGGAGCTCACCGTCGTGGTCAGCGGCGGCACCAACTACGCGCCCGACGCGGCCGCCGGCTACCGCGACCCCGATCTCGACCCGCAGCGGCTCGCCAGGACCAAGGCCCTCGCGGCGGCCCGCCATTCGCCGACCACGCTCCTGCACTCCCATGTCGCCGACCACCGGCGCCTGTTCGAGCGGATGGACGTCTCGCTCGGCACGTCGTCCCGGGCACAACGCGGCCTCGACACCTGGGAGCGTGTGCAGGCACGCGCCCAGGACGGCGAGCCCGACCCCGAACTAGAGGCGTCCTACCTCCAGTTCGGCCGCTATCTCATGATCGCCGGATCCCGCGACAGCCTGCCGCTCAACCTCCAGGGCCTGTGGCTGGACGGCAACGACCCGGACTGGATGGCGGATTACCACACCGACATCAACATCCAGATGAACTACTGGCTGGCCGACCGTGCGGCTCTCTCCCCCTGCTTCGACGCGTACGCCGACTACTGCCTGGCGCAGCTTCCCTCCTGGACCGAACTCACCCGGACCCTGTTCAACGACCCGCGCAACCGCTACCGCAACTCCAGCGGGAAGATCGCGGGCTGGACCGTGGCCATCTCCACCAACATCCACGGCGGGAACGGCTGGTGGTGGCATCCCGCCGGAAACGCCTGGCTGTCCAACTCCCTCTTCGAGCACTACGAATTCACCCAGGGCAGGGCCTACCTCGCCAGGATCCACCCGCTGCTCAAGGGGGCCTGCGAGTTCTGGGAGGCCCGGCTGCTCACGACGACCGTCACCGACGAGGCGACCGGCAAGAGCCGCGAGGTCCTGATCGCCGACAGCGACTGGTCTCCCGAACACGGTCCGCTCGACGCCAAGGGCATCACGTACGCCCAGGAACTGGTGTGGGCGCTCTTCGAGAACTACCGCACCGCCTGCTCCGTCCTCGGCAGGGACACCGCCCACGGCAAGGCGATCGGCAAGCTCCAGGACCGGCTCCACCTCCCCCAAGTCAGCCAGAAGACCGGCTGGTTGGAGGAGTGGATGTCACCCGAGAACCTCGGCGAGACCACCCACCGGCACCTCTCCCCGCTGGTCCAGCTCTTCCCCGGTGACAGGATCCGCCCCGACGAATCGACCCCGAAGGCCCTGGTCGAAGGGGCAACGGCGCTGCTCGCCGCGCGCGGCATGGAGAGCTTCGGCTGGGCGAACGCCTGGCGGAGCCTGTGCTGGGCCCGCCTGAAGGACGCGGACAAGGCGTACCAGCTGGTCGTGAACAATCTGCGGCCGTCGATCGGCGGGAGCAACGGCACCGCGATGAACCTCTTCGACATCTACGAGGTCGAGCAGGGCCGCGGCATCTTCCAGAGCGACTCCAACTTCGGTACGGCGGCAGCGATGTTGGAGATGCTGGTCTACTCCCGGCCGGGACACGTCGAGCTGCTGCCCGCCCTGCCCGATGCCTGGGCACGCTCCGGCTCGGTCACCGGCGTCGGCGTGCGCGGCGGCTTCGTGGTCGACCTGCGCTGGCGGGCGGGGAAGGTCACCGAGGCCCGGCTGCGCAGTGTCGGCGGACGCAGCACCACGGTGTCGTACGGAGGAGTGAGGAGGAAGGTCGCCCTTGAGCCGGGCGGCTCCATCACGCTGCGGGGAGCGGGCAGTTGAGGACCGGCATGTGGCGCGTGCGCCGTGGGCGGGCCGTCGCTGCCGTCTGCGGGCTCGTGCTCGCGCTGTGCTTACCGGCGACGGCTTCGGCCGCGACGGCCGCAGGGGAGTCGTCGCGGCATCAGGTCGTCACGTGGGGAGCGAGCGCCGACCGGCTCGGCGAGGCGGTGGCCGACCGCAGCTACCGCCTCGTCGTCCGGACGAGCGTCGGCGGCGCCCATCCGCGGATCAGGCTGTCCAACGCCTTCGGCGACCGGCCGGTGACCTTCGGCAGCGCCTACGCCGGAGCGCGCGCGGAGGGCGCGCGGCTCGTCCCCGGCAGCAACCGAAGGATCACCTTCGGGGGCGGGCGGACCGTCACGGTGGCGCCGGGCGAGAGCGTGACCAGCGATCCGTTGTCCGGACGGCTCGCGGCCCAGAGCGATCTGGTCGTCAGCCTGTACGTGGCCGAGGCCGCGGGCCAGGCGACGGGGCACGGCATGGCCATGCAGACGTCGTACGCGGCGAGTGGCGACCATGCCCGGGAGGAGGGAGAGGGCAGTTGGGGCGAGCGGATCAGCTCGTGGTTCCATCTCGACGCGGTGAGTGTGGAGAGCGGGGCGGACACGGGCGCCCTGGTCGCGCTCGGCGACTCCATCACGGACGGCTGGCAGTCCACCGGCGACACGAACCGCCGCTGGCCCGACTATCTGTCGCGGCGGCTGCAGAGTGCGTCCGGGACCGGCATCAAGGGTGTCGCCAACGAGGGCATCTCCGGCAACAAGGTGCTTGCCGACGGCGCCGGGCAGAGCGCCCTGGCCCGGCTGGAACGCGACGTCCTCTCCCAACCGGGCGTGCGCACGGTGTTCTTGTTCGAGGGCATCAACGACATCAAGGCGCACACCGGCGTCACGGCGGGCCAACTCATCGCCGGATACCGGCAGATCATCGAGCGGTCGCACGCGGCGGGCAAGTGCGTCGTGGGCGCGACGGTACTGCCCTTCAAGGACTGGTCGGAGTTCGACGCCGCGGGTGAGGCGGTGCGCCAGGAGGTCAACGACTTCATCAGGAACAGCGCCGATCTCGATGCCGTCACCGACTTCGACAAGGCGCTTCGCAGCCCGTACGACCCAGAACGCCTGCTCCCGGTCTTCGACGGAGGGGACCACCTCCATCCCAGCGACAAGGGCATGCGGGTGATGGCCGACGCCGTCAACCTGGCGGAGCTGGAGTGCGGGCGGTGAACCGGCGCGAGCGCTTATTGCTGAAACAGCAAGGAAGCTTGCCGATCTGCTGAGGTCGGGCGCACGGTGTCCGCATGACTGAGACTGAGATCGAGACGAATGAGCAGGACGTTGACGTGCTGGTGGTCGGGGGCGGCGCGGCGGGTCTTTCGGCCGCGTTGACCCTGGCCCGTGCGAGGCGCTCGGTCCTGGTGGTCGACTCCGGGGAGCCCCGCAACGCTCCCGCCGACGGGGTGCACGGGTTCCTCTCCCGTGAGGGCCTCGCGCCGGGCGAACTGCTGCGGATCGGCAGGGAGGAGGTCACCGGGTACGGCGGGCGGATCGTGTCGGACCTGGTGACGGCCGTCCGCAGGGTCGGCGAGCGCTTCGTGGTGGAGACCGCGGGCGGCCGCAGCCACGGCGCGCGACGCCTGCTGGTGACGACGGGGCTCGTCGATGAGCTGCCCGATGTGCCCGGCCTGCGCGAGCGGTGGGGCCGTGACGTCCTGCACTGCCCGTACTGCCACGGCTGGGAGGTGCGCGACGAGCCGATCGGCGTCCTGGCGACCGGTCCGATGGCGGTGCACCAGGCGCTCCTGTTCCGCCAGTGGTCGCCGGACGTGACCCTGTTCCTGCACACCGCGGGCGAGCTGACCGGGGAGCAGTGGGAGCAACTGGCCGCCCGCGGCATCGCCGTGGTCGACGGCGAGGTGGCCGGTCTCGACGTCGAGGCTGACCAGCTCTCCGGCGTACGGCTTGCCTCGGGCAGGAGCATCCCGGTGCGGGCTCTGGCCGTGGCACCGCGGTTCGAGGCGCGCGGCGCGGTGCTCGCGGGGCTCGGCCTGACCGGTGTGAACCACCCGATGGGCGTGGGTAGTTACGTGGAGTCGGACACGACCGGCCGCACGGACGCCCCGGGGGTGTGGGTCGCGGGAAACGTCACCGACCTTGTGGCCGGAGTCATGGTGTCCGCAGCCTCCGGCATGGCGGCCGCGACAGCGATCAACGCCGATCTCGTGGCCGACGACACGAGGGCGGCCGTGGCGGCGCGGCGCGGCGCAGGGCCCTTCAGCCCGGCCGCGGAAGCCGCCAACTGCCAGCAGGTACTGGGGGAGCGGCGGCACGGGATCGAGTCAGTCCTGGCCGGTGACGAGGTGGGCCGTCGCGAGGCCAAGGGGCGGTGAGGGGCCGGATGGAGGGT
Protein-coding sequences here:
- a CDS encoding alpha-galactosidase, with the translated sequence MPVISFAPETGVWLLCTPRTSYALRIDETGAPCHLAWGPRLTLEEAEEFATPPAPHPSSFEGRPPVGDELPVDGGARYGTPSLQVRFADGTRAFEWQATGHRVHEPAPGSTELALEFRDRHYALEITLHYRVHDDSDAVERWSVLRNTGEEAVTLLRADSAAWTLPARDDYRLSHVTGQWSAETQLHRDRVPFGETVLTSRRGITSHHANPWVMLDAGGATEEHGQVWCAALAWSGGWRVTVQRTPDGRAGLTGGAGHDGMTQPLAPGEEFTTPQYVGLYTDGGFGEASRAWHAYVLGHVLPHPEETRPVLYNSWEATGFDVDEGNQLRLAARAAALGAELYVMDDGWYGARRGEGAGLGDWTPSPDRFPEGLAPLVREVHRLGMGFGLWVEPEMVNPDSDLYRQHPDWVLHFPHRTRTELRSQLVLNFARRDVADWAYGWLTRLVGDHGIDFLKWDMNRALSEAGWPDRADGTERVRTAYVHRLYDVIDRLRADHPGLRIEACSGGGGRVDLGMLSRTDQAWASDNTDAADRVLIQHGYGQIYPARTMAAWVTDVPNPLTARSVPLRFRFHVAMAGVLGLGGDLTRWTDEELAEGAALVAEYKRVRHLVQHGTLHRPRGPVDDGPAAVQYTAADGSEALLLAWQRAPRHGAAHPPLRLAGLDPSARYRDARTGAVHSATVLSDYGLRPELPRGDWASLAVHLVRVP
- a CDS encoding carbohydrate ABC transporter permease, which encodes MSPVRTVRPAPPSKRARPRRLGPGDRVFLTVIVGIPLLALLVFVWLPALASVGLSFTNWDGIALSDIRWTGLDNYREIFTNYPPFWPAVQHNVVWLLFTALLPTPFGIFLAYQLDRKIRFTRIYQTAIFLPMVLSLAVVGFIWEIIYNPDNGLLNGILSGAGSGQPIDWLGDPDLNLWAVLVASAWRHTGYIMILYLAGLKGFDPALKEAAALDGANGRQTFLRVVFPALKPVNIIILVVTVMESLRAFDIVYVLGGGTGSKPGMELLSLLITDNIIGESSHIGYGSALAVVLLVVSLLAICAFLVQTFRKEDK
- a CDS encoding glycosyl hydrolase family 95 catalytic domain-containing protein; this translates as MDDDQHTGSARRRPSRRDILSVAAAAGAFTALGGLPAFAATAPATRETDSPLLAAAETTRFWYQAPASDRAMIEQGLPVGNGRLGALTGNDPARELLLITDATLWTGGLNATLDADGQFPYGRGDFGSFTLLGRLTVDIPDHDLSAVSDYRRDLDISQGLVTTSYVRSGVRYLRRIFASHPDDAIVLHFSQQGGGRHTGTVTLAGTHDETTTAHGPRSASFGAAFPDGGLRYGAAVTAYSTTGTVAVDGSRISFAGCKELTVVVSGGTNYAPDAAAGYRDPDLDPQRLARTKALAAARHSPTTLLHSHVADHRRLFERMDVSLGTSSRAQRGLDTWERVQARAQDGEPDPELEASYLQFGRYLMIAGSRDSLPLNLQGLWLDGNDPDWMADYHTDINIQMNYWLADRAALSPCFDAYADYCLAQLPSWTELTRTLFNDPRNRYRNSSGKIAGWTVAISTNIHGGNGWWWHPAGNAWLSNSLFEHYEFTQGRAYLARIHPLLKGACEFWEARLLTTTVTDEATGKSREVLIADSDWSPEHGPLDAKGITYAQELVWALFENYRTACSVLGRDTAHGKAIGKLQDRLHLPQVSQKTGWLEEWMSPENLGETTHRHLSPLVQLFPGDRIRPDESTPKALVEGATALLAARGMESFGWANAWRSLCWARLKDADKAYQLVVNNLRPSIGGSNGTAMNLFDIYEVEQGRGIFQSDSNFGTAAAMLEMLVYSRPGHVELLPALPDAWARSGSVTGVGVRGGFVVDLRWRAGKVTEARLRSVGGRSTTVSYGGVRRKVALEPGGSITLRGAGS
- a CDS encoding ABC transporter substrate-binding protein — its product is MTQQSRRPFPTREAREPSRRTVVRGSLGVGAAALGAPLLSACGGGPAADPKTVTFGSNGADATPEKAYAAVTGAFTEDSGLKVKTNTVDHDTFQKSISTYLQGTPDDVFTWFAGYRMQYFAKKKLAHPIDDVWEKIGSGFSDAAKQLSKGEDGKYYFVPLYNYPWAVFYRKSVFKQRGYEVPRTWSEFTALAKKMKKDGLSPIASGYGGGDSWSILGAFDYLNLRANGYDFHMDLMRGEVAWTDRRTTKTLDLWRELSGFYQQGAGGRSWQDAAQSLLDKESGMAVIGLFLGQQITDEKLRADIDFFPFPEVDPTHGQEAVEAPTDGFMLSRKPKNLKGATKLLAYLGGAEAENLYMGVDPSNVAVNSRADTGKYNALQKKSADLIASAKHITQFGDRDSDPGFISTVVLPGFTQWLGHPDDGAALLKKIESQRSRFFTA
- a CDS encoding ROK family transcriptional regulator → MRSTTPRIDVVPAPTPAASLVFTTVLTHGPLTRIEISRRTALSSAAVTKAVRPLMAAGYLVEDADEEARPSLGRPATLVRVDGGRALFIGVKVTGDEIIAVLADLCCRIRVARHLPVTDRDPGAVLASISGLVQELLTEAEGFGVEVRGLGLAVSGDVDRAAGVVRYSPFLDWRDVPLVELASTVTGLPVTVDNDVRALTVAEQWFGAGAGISDFALVTVGAGIGCGLVVHGKVVSGAHGVAGEIGHLPIDPLGPPCHCGNTGCVEAIAGDAAIIRRVREATGAPVTDSAGALELAHQGDPGAREAYTRAGEAIGRAIGAVVNVLGPQRVIISGEGLAAYDLFAEQIRDAFTASAFGTAAQCDVMTRPLPFEEWARGAAATAIQSFIGIDTY
- a CDS encoding carbohydrate ABC transporter permease; amino-acid sequence: MTATVTPPAAGSRTRRATPTGDGPPRPGRQTGRHLLLGGIALLWLVPLLWAVYTSLRPYEDTAKHGYLSWPHGISLENFSNAWSQSGMPHFFWNSVLITIPAVLGTLLFSAAVAFFVSRFDFRWNIALLMFFTAGNLLPAQVLITPLYRLYLQVPLPGWMSDSFLLYDSVWGIIAIHIAYQCGFCTFVLSNYMRTIPKEITEASLVDGAPVWRQFFQIVLPLCRPAFAALATLESIWIYNDFFWSLALIDTGDKRPITSALANLQGQYFTNPNLIAAGALLTAIPTLLVYFALQRQFISGLTIGSGKG